The genomic window ACGGCCGCCTGGGCAAGACCGACCACTGCCCACGCCATGACGAACCAGAACAGGTTGGGTGCGGCCGCAACGCCGAGGAGCGAGACGGCTCCCAGCACAGACCCCCACCCCATCACCGCGCGGGGCCCGACCCGGTCCAGGAGCCGGCCGACCCGCGGAGCCGCGACGGCAGAGGCCAGCAGCCCGACGGAGAACGCGCCGAAGGCGGTGCTGGTCGACCACCCGGTGTCGGCCGCGACGGCAGCCAGCATCACGGGATAGGCGTAGTAGAGGATGCCCCAGCCGGTCAGCTGGGTGACGCAAAGCGCTAGGACAACCCGCCGTTGCTCGGCGGGACTGATCAACCCAGGGTCAGCGACGGCCGATGGTCTGAGCCGACTTGCGGCCCAGCTGCAGCCCCTGTGCTCGAAGGTCCTCACCACGGCGCTTGGCGCCGGCCAGGATCTCCTCCCCCTCGGGCGTGAAGATCTCTCGACCGTCACGCCGAGCCTCCACCGCCACATAACCGACGACGAGTCCCCCCAGCGCCACGCATACCAGCATGGTCAACACGATCACGATCATGTCTCAACTGTGCAACGTGGCACCCGCATCGACAAATCACCATGCCGTGCAGACGCCGATTCTTTGCAAGAACGTGAGGACTCTCACGCGCACGCCGGTCAGGCGGGCACAAGATCAGCGTCCGGACCACGCCGGCGAGGAGCCAGTCGGCCTCAGGCAGGCTGCGGTTGCACGTCGCGCAGCCGTTGCGAGACCACGGTGGTGACACCATCGCCCTTCATCGCCACGCCATAGAGCGCGTCGGCAACCTCCATGGTGCGCTTCTGGTGGGTGATCACGATCAGCTGGCTGGAGTCGCGCAGCTCCTCAAAGAGGGTGATCAGGCGCCCCAGGTTGGTGTCGTCCAGTGCCGCCTCGACCTCGTCCATGATGTAGAACGGGCTGGGTCGGGCCTTGAAGATCGAGACCAGCAGGGCTACGGCTGTCAGCGACCGCTCGCCACCGGAGAGCAGCGACAGCCGTTTGATCTTCTTGCCGGGTGGCCGCGCCTCGACCTCGATGCCGGTCGTGAGCATGTCGTCGGGGTTCGTCAGCGTCAGCCGACCCTCGCCGCCGGGGAACAGCCGTGAGAAGACGCCGGCGAACTGCTCGGCCGTGTCCTCGAACGCCTCGGCAAAGACGCGCTCGACCCGCTCGTCGACGTCCTTGATGATGTCGAGCAGGTCCTGCTTGGACCGCCGCAGGTCCTCCACCTGCTCGGTGAGGAACTTGTGCCGCTCCTCCAGCGCAGCAAACTCCTCCAGCGCCAGCGGGTTGACCTTGCCCAGCGCGGAGAGCTTGCGCTCGGCGGAGCGGAGCCGCTTGTCCTGCTCCTCGCGCACGAAGGCCTTGGGTTCGGGGAGGTCGTCGGGGTCGTCGTCAGGTCCGGGGATCGCGGGGATCAGCTGGTGGGGACCGAACTCCTCGACCAGGGCCTCGGGGTCGATGCCGAGCTCCTCCACGGCGCGGGTCTGCAGCGCCTCGATCCGCAGCCGCTGCTCGGCCCGGGCCACCTCATCTCGGTGCACCGAGTCGGTCAGGTCGCGCAGCTCATCGCCCAGCGTGGCCGTCCGACCACGCGCCTCGCTGAGCCGGGCGTCGCGTTCCACGGCCTGGGCGCGGGCCTCGTCGCGCACGGTGGCGGCACGTGCGACGAGGGTCTGGACCTCGCCCAGCAGGTATGCCGAGCCCTCGGCGACGGCAGTCGCGACCCGGGCGGCGTGGGCCCGGCGTTCGCGACGCGCTGCCGCCCGCTCCCGGGCGGCGATCTCGTTGCGAGCGGCAGCTTCCAGGGACTCCGCGCGTCCCTGCAGTGCGCGGGCGCGCTCCTCCTGGGTGCGCAGCTGCAGCCGGACCTCGGTCTCCCTGGTGCGGGCGGCGGCCGCGGCAGCCGCGAGCCGGTCCCGTTCCTGGGTGCTCGGCTCCGCCTCACCCGGCTCGGCCTCGGCGTCCGAGAGTCGCTGGGCCAGCGCTACCAGCTCCACCCGGCCGCTCTCGAGGGCCTCCTCGGCGGAAGCGATCGAGGCAGTGGTCCGCTCGTGCTCGGACCGGGCGGCACGCACGGCGGCGCCCAGCTGGCCCAGCTTCTCCGCGACGGCAGCCATCCTGGCGTCGGACTCGTGCAGCTGGTCCATCGCCCGCTGGGCGATCTGGGCGTGCCCGGACAGTTGCTCCCGGGCGGTGGACAGCTGGAAGGTGGCCTGCTCACCGCGGGCGGTCGCCGCCTGCAGTGCTTCCTTGGCCTCATCGAGGGCGCTCTGGACCTCCAGCAGGCTCGGCGCGGCCGTGCTGCCTCCGCGGACCCAGCCCGCGGCATACACATCACCGTCGGTGGTCACGGCGGTGACCTCGTGGCTGGCCACCAGGTCCGCGGCGGCCCCGTCGCCGTCGACGACCGCGACCCGGTGCAGCAGCGACTCGACCGCCGGAGCGGCGGATTCGCCCACCGTGACCACGTCGCGCGCCCACACAGCACCGCTCGGCAGTGTCGGCCAGGAGCTGCGATCGTCGGCGCGGGCGGTCTGTGGCACGAGCAGAGCGGCCCGCCCCTCGTCGTTGTCGCGCAACGAGGCCAGCGCCCCGCGCGCGTGCTCAAGGGTCTCCATGACCAGACCGTCACCGGCCCACCC from Ornithinimicrobium cryptoxanthini includes these protein-coding regions:
- the smc gene encoding chromosome segregation protein SMC, whose protein sequence is MYVKSLTLKGFKSFASATKLRLEPGITCIVGPNGSGKSNVVDALAWVMGEQGAKSLRGGKMEDVIFAGTSGRPPLGRAEVTMTIDNTDGALPIDYSEVTISRTMFRNGGSDYAINGTSCRLLDIQELLSDSGIGREMHVIVGQGQLDAVLRATPEERRGFIEEAAGVLKHRKRKEKALRKLETMEGNLTRLGDLTSEIRRQLGPLGRQAETARRAATIQADVRDARLRILADDLVQLTTTLEQELADETAMINRRTAAQQSLTAAQSAVAALEAEAAEAAPALNAAQDQFYALSALVERTSATADLARERVRLLASESEEEAVGGSGEGRDPDKLRSQAAALREQEQQLEQEVASVGEALHSAEQARRDAESAHQEEQQRLIRLARAAADRREGLARLSGKVAAARSRQEAGEAEIGRLRQALEAIASRAATAEQEFAALEGRVLDVEEGEEGLDHDFEKAEAARVAAAEQVEQLTEAVRSTESEKASLTARCEALELSLRRKDGVAALLAAPEGRGVVGTVTDLVSVRAGYESAIAAALGWAGDGLVMETLEHARGALASLRDNDEGRAALLVPQTARADDRSSWPTLPSGAVWARDVVTVGESAAPAVESLLHRVAVVDGDGAAADLVASHEVTAVTTDGDVYAAGWVRGGSTAAPSLLEVQSALDEAKEALQAATARGEQATFQLSTAREQLSGHAQIAQRAMDQLHESDARMAAVAEKLGQLGAAVRAARSEHERTTASIASAEEALESGRVELVALAQRLSDAEAEPGEAEPSTQERDRLAAAAAAARTRETEVRLQLRTQEERARALQGRAESLEAAARNEIAARERAAARRERRAHAARVATAVAEGSAYLLGEVQTLVARAATVRDEARAQAVERDARLSEARGRTATLGDELRDLTDSVHRDEVARAEQRLRIEALQTRAVEELGIDPEALVEEFGPHQLIPAIPGPDDDPDDLPEPKAFVREEQDKRLRSAERKLSALGKVNPLALEEFAALEERHKFLTEQVEDLRRSKQDLLDIIKDVDERVERVFAEAFEDTAEQFAGVFSRLFPGGEGRLTLTNPDDMLTTGIEVEARPPGKKIKRLSLLSGGERSLTAVALLVSIFKARPSPFYIMDEVEAALDDTNLGRLITLFEELRDSSQLIVITHQKRTMEVADALYGVAMKGDGVTTVVSQRLRDVQPQPA